From Streptomyces fungicidicus, one genomic window encodes:
- a CDS encoding AfsR/SARP family transcriptional regulator has translation MQFRVLGVPEVHDDVADRWVPLTSPKQRQLLGALLVRPGVPVPAARLIDELWRGCAPGKAVNALQAHASRLRQLLIEAEPSRANMPRLVARDTGYVLEARPEELDSARFRLGVAKAGTLLAGDPLGACALLEEALGLWRGPAMAGSTSGPLCAGAAAELEEERLAALELLYETRARAAAAPGDPCPPDLPRRPLPVRGGGGAGRPEEGGELGRLRARVDELVDEQRLLRFQVEQLSLLVGSAAGRAPQPVKAGATSWANSSMARAARP, from the coding sequence ATGCAGTTTCGAGTGCTGGGCGTCCCCGAGGTCCACGACGACGTCGCGGACCGGTGGGTGCCCCTGACCAGTCCCAAACAGCGGCAGCTCCTCGGGGCGCTGCTGGTCCGGCCCGGCGTTCCCGTGCCGGCGGCCCGGCTGATCGACGAGCTGTGGAGGGGGTGCGCGCCCGGCAAGGCGGTGAACGCCCTCCAGGCCCACGCGTCGCGGCTGCGGCAGCTACTGATCGAGGCGGAGCCGTCGCGGGCCAACATGCCGCGGCTGGTCGCCCGTGACACCGGCTATGTGCTCGAGGCGCGCCCCGAGGAGCTGGACAGCGCCCGGTTCCGGCTGGGCGTGGCGAAGGCCGGGACGCTGCTGGCGGGCGACCCGCTCGGCGCCTGCGCGCTGCTGGAGGAGGCCCTGGGGCTGTGGCGGGGTCCCGCGATGGCCGGCAGCACCAGTGGTCCGCTGTGCGCGGGGGCGGCGGCCGAACTGGAGGAGGAGCGGCTGGCCGCGCTGGAGCTGCTGTACGAGACCCGGGCGCGCGCCGCCGCCGCACCGGGGGACCCGTGTCCCCCGGACCTCCCGCGCCGCCCGCTTCCCGTGCGGGGAGGGGGCGGCGCGGGCCGGCCGGAGGAGGGGGGCGAGCTGGGGCGGCTGCGGGCCCGGGTCGACGAACTCGTCGACGAGCAGCGGCTGCTGCGCTTCCAGGTGGAGCAGCTGTCGCTGCTCGTGGGGTCCGCCGCCGGCCGGGCACCTCAGCCGGTGAAGGCGGGGGCCACCTCCTGGGCGAACAGCTCCATGGCGCGGGCCGCGAGGCCGTAG
- a CDS encoding LLM class flavin-dependent oxidoreductase, translating into MNFFPVIDPAQKSATAYYEETLRLVELAEALDFEHVQTVEHYFTGYGGYSPDPVTLLTAMAARTSRIRIASGAVVPAFTHPVKLAGKLAMLDHLSHGRLDVGFGRGFLPTEFEAFGIPMDESRARFDEGVEACVRLWSEEDVVFEGRFHRFGPVTLLPRPYQAPHPPVFIASATSAESCAAAGTAGHHLQVVPSVTSAEQLSAMLQKYRAAWDEAGHDPAARRIQIKYTCYLADDAAQARRTGEFYERSYIEHMAKAVEPLANGNRADYPGYEKFLEKARNYDFAASLAANKVFAGDAAQVRAQLERTREEYGADLSVSLQFNPGGLAYGLAARAMELFAQEVAPAFTG; encoded by the coding sequence GTGAATTTCTTTCCGGTGATCGATCCCGCGCAGAAGAGCGCCACGGCCTACTACGAGGAGACGCTCCGCCTCGTGGAACTGGCGGAGGCCCTGGACTTTGAACACGTCCAGACGGTGGAGCACTACTTCACCGGGTACGGCGGCTACTCCCCGGACCCGGTCACCCTGCTGACCGCGATGGCCGCCCGCACCAGCCGCATCCGGATCGCCTCGGGCGCGGTCGTCCCCGCCTTCACCCACCCGGTGAAGCTGGCCGGCAAGCTGGCCATGCTCGACCACCTCTCGCACGGCCGGCTCGACGTCGGCTTCGGACGGGGCTTCCTGCCCACGGAGTTCGAGGCGTTCGGCATCCCCATGGACGAGAGCCGGGCCCGGTTCGACGAGGGCGTCGAGGCGTGCGTGCGGCTGTGGAGCGAGGAGGACGTGGTCTTCGAGGGCCGCTTCCACCGCTTCGGCCCCGTCACCCTGCTGCCCCGGCCCTACCAGGCGCCGCACCCGCCGGTCTTCATCGCCTCCGCGACCAGCGCGGAATCCTGCGCGGCCGCCGGCACGGCCGGCCACCACCTCCAGGTGGTGCCGTCGGTCACCAGCGCCGAACAGCTCTCCGCGATGCTGCAGAAGTACCGGGCGGCATGGGACGAGGCGGGCCACGATCCGGCCGCCCGCCGCATTCAGATCAAGTACACCTGCTATCTCGCGGACGACGCCGCTCAGGCCCGCCGCACCGGGGAATTCTACGAGCGTTCCTACATCGAGCACATGGCGAAGGCGGTGGAGCCGCTCGCGAACGGGAACCGGGCCGATTACCCGGGTTACGAGAAATTCCTGGAGAAGGCCCGGAATTACGACTTCGCGGCGTCCCTCGCGGCGAACAAGGTGTTCGCGGGCGACGCGGCACAGGTACGGGCACAGCTGGAGAGGACCCGCGAGGAGTACGGCGCGGACCTGTCCGTCAGCCTGCAGTTCAACCCCGGCGGCCTCGCCTACGGCCTCGCGGCCCGCGCCATGGAGCTGTTCGCCCAGGAGGTGGCCCCCGCCTTCACCGGCTGA
- a CDS encoding DegT/DnrJ/EryC1/StrS family aminotransferase — protein sequence MHGAYKVPYASRGSILGATEATALGQLLESGESLSMGTWRERFERRFSEYAGTRYALSVTSGTVALELAVHLLDLAPGDEVVVTPQTFQATVQPLLDRQVRVRFCDIDRESLNMDPAVLKGLINDRTRAILLVHYGGWPAEMDEIVTMARERGILVVEDCAHALGARYDGRRPGSLGDIGCFSFHSSKNITTLGEGGMLTFDRDDWAERIDRLRSNEVDGVFVDGSASPLDAPELLPWMKYSSSVYRDACLGVRRSGTNATLSEAACVVGLHQLDRLESLVERRRAIAARLNAVVDRHPHARAGRPRPGVHHAQHLYTCFVSGPRGTREALVRGLDARGVEVQLRYFPLHLLPEWRSRGHEPGECPVAEELWFTEHVNLPCHPGLSDEQVDHLADALDAALEDARAVIENAESRTGSRTTVPSMKETSHAAH from the coding sequence ATGCACGGGGCCTACAAAGTTCCGTACGCGAGTCGCGGAAGCATCCTCGGTGCGACGGAGGCGACGGCTCTCGGACAGCTGCTCGAATCCGGTGAATCACTGTCCATGGGCACCTGGAGGGAGCGGTTCGAGCGGCGTTTCAGCGAGTACGCCGGCACCCGGTACGCGCTGAGCGTCACCAGCGGAACCGTCGCCCTCGAACTCGCCGTCCACCTGCTCGACCTGGCGCCGGGCGACGAGGTCGTCGTCACCCCGCAGACGTTCCAGGCGACCGTACAGCCCCTGCTCGACCGACAGGTCCGGGTGCGGTTCTGCGACATCGACCGCGAGTCGCTGAACATGGACCCGGCCGTGCTGAAGGGCCTGATCAACGACCGGACCCGGGCCATCCTGCTGGTCCACTACGGCGGCTGGCCCGCCGAGATGGACGAGATCGTGACCATGGCCAGGGAGCGGGGCATCCTGGTCGTCGAGGACTGCGCGCACGCGCTCGGAGCCCGCTACGACGGCCGGCGTCCGGGCTCGCTCGGCGACATCGGCTGCTTCAGCTTCCACTCCTCGAAGAACATCACCACGCTCGGCGAGGGCGGCATGCTCACCTTCGACCGCGACGACTGGGCGGAGCGGATCGACCGGCTGCGCTCGAACGAGGTCGACGGGGTGTTCGTCGACGGGAGCGCGTCGCCGCTGGACGCGCCGGAGCTGCTGCCCTGGATGAAGTACTCGTCGTCGGTGTACCGGGACGCCTGCCTGGGCGTGCGCCGCAGCGGCACCAACGCGACGCTGTCCGAGGCCGCCTGTGTGGTGGGGCTGCACCAGCTCGACCGGCTGGAGAGCCTCGTCGAGCGGCGGCGCGCCATCGCGGCGCGGCTGAACGCGGTGGTGGACCGCCATCCGCACGCCCGGGCCGGCCGTCCGCGTCCCGGCGTGCACCACGCCCAGCACCTGTACACGTGCTTCGTGTCGGGACCCCGCGGCACCCGTGAGGCGCTGGTGCGGGGGCTCGACGCGCGGGGCGTCGAGGTGCAGCTGCGCTACTTCCCGCTGCATCTGCTGCCGGAGTGGCGATCCCGCGGGCATGAGCCCGGCGAGTGCCCGGTCGCCGAGGAGCTGTGGTTCACCGAGCACGTCAACCTGCCCTGCCATCCGGGGCTGAGCGACGAGCAGGTGGACCACCTGGCCGACGCGCTGGACGCGGCCCTGGAGGACGCGCGCGCCGTGATCGAGAACGCCGAGAGCCGTACCGGGAGCCGTACGACCGTACCGAGCATGAAGGAGACCTCACATGCCGCTCATTGA
- a CDS encoding flavin reductase family protein, translated as MTSTPTSQQAPLVSARQFRDAMAELASPVTVVTVPDGTGGRRGCTASSVTSLSLDPPLLQVAVAHTSSCHQALVESEEFVVHVLADRHRWLADRFARQNIDRFAGSGFTTWPGTDLPWFPDATAAFRCLTRQAIPVGDHTLLVGALSAVRRGPSHDTPSDALLWYRRAFHTLT; from the coding sequence ATGACGTCGACACCCACTTCGCAGCAGGCGCCGCTGGTGAGCGCCCGCCAGTTCCGTGACGCGATGGCCGAGCTGGCCTCGCCGGTGACCGTGGTGACCGTCCCGGACGGCACGGGCGGACGCCGGGGCTGCACGGCGAGCTCGGTGACGTCGCTCTCCCTCGACCCGCCGCTCCTCCAGGTCGCCGTCGCCCACACCTCCAGCTGTCACCAGGCCCTGGTCGAGTCGGAGGAGTTCGTCGTCCACGTCCTCGCCGACCGGCACCGCTGGCTGGCCGACCGGTTCGCCCGGCAGAACATCGACCGCTTCGCCGGGTCCGGCTTCACCACCTGGCCCGGCACCGACCTGCCCTGGTTCCCCGACGCGACGGCCGCCTTCCGCTGCCTGACCCGTCAGGCGATCCCGGTCGGCGACCACACCCTCCTGGTCGGCGCCCTCTCCGCCGTACGCCGGGGCCCGTCCCACGACACCCCGTCGGACGCCCTCCTCTGGTACCGCCGCGCCTTCCACACCCTGACCTGA
- a CDS encoding tautomerase family protein, protein MPLIDVKLYEGRLDGATETELIARITDAVAEVFGDSARAATWVVLQEVPATRWGIAGVPGKPPLSARG, encoded by the coding sequence ATGCCGCTCATTGACGTCAAGCTCTACGAGGGCCGACTGGACGGCGCCACCGAGACGGAGCTGATCGCCCGGATCACCGACGCGGTCGCCGAGGTCTTCGGCGACTCGGCGCGGGCCGCGACCTGGGTCGTCCTCCAGGAGGTGCCCGCCACCCGCTGGGGCATCGCGGGCGTACCGGGGAAGCCGCCGCTCTCGGCACGGGGGTGA
- a CDS encoding ABC transporter ATP-binding protein, with amino-acid sequence MIRQLMSVVGPAERRLLRKVLALQVLGAVLQAVAFVLIVPVLERLLGDEPDQAWPWVWALAAAAAAQSVVHYWATKAGFQAGAALSRVLHHRIGDHVSELPLGWFGPTRTGELSTLTTQSVMGIMRVPGYLFRPLIGGLLTPAAVVVLMYLFDWRLALAATCTAPFIAVVLRWSTQRTATADRMRAGTMTEAANRVIEYAEVQPVLRAFPGSRAAGGSRLDEALAAQRDAGRQVMRAGVPGQIGFTLTVQAAFTVILVYGTYLALGGSLDVPELLALLVLAARFVEPMAEAANLGSALRSASAALGRVQRVLDEEPLPEPEHPAHPAGTDIEFDAVEFAYDSGRKVLDGVGFRIPEHTMTALIGPSGSGKTTVARLIARFWDVHGGAVRIGGVDVRELPAEDLMSRISVVFQDVYLFEGTIEDNIRAGRPEATDEEVRRAATLARVDEIAERLPGGWSTQVGAGGAGLSGGERQRISIARALLKDAPIVLLDEATSSLDPANERAVQEALSELTRDRTLLVIAHRLQTVRAADQILVLDGGHIVQRGTHDELIAQEGRYADFWAERSRSRGWRLAKTPVAN; translated from the coding sequence ATGATCCGTCAACTGATGTCCGTGGTCGGCCCCGCCGAACGGCGGCTGCTGCGGAAGGTACTCGCGCTCCAGGTCCTCGGCGCGGTCCTGCAGGCGGTGGCGTTCGTACTGATCGTGCCGGTGCTCGAACGGCTGCTGGGCGACGAGCCCGACCAGGCCTGGCCGTGGGTGTGGGCGCTGGCCGCCGCGGCCGCGGCCCAGTCGGTGGTCCACTACTGGGCCACCAAGGCAGGCTTCCAGGCGGGCGCCGCGCTCTCCCGGGTGCTGCACCACCGCATCGGCGACCATGTCTCCGAGCTGCCGCTCGGCTGGTTCGGCCCCACCCGTACCGGGGAACTGAGCACGCTCACCACCCAGTCCGTGATGGGCATCATGCGCGTCCCCGGGTATCTGTTCCGCCCGCTGATCGGCGGACTGCTCACCCCGGCCGCGGTGGTGGTGCTCATGTACCTGTTCGACTGGCGGCTGGCGCTCGCCGCGACCTGCACGGCCCCGTTCATCGCGGTGGTCCTGCGCTGGAGCACCCAGCGCACCGCCACCGCCGACCGGATGCGCGCCGGGACCATGACGGAGGCGGCCAACCGGGTCATCGAGTACGCCGAGGTGCAGCCGGTGCTGCGCGCCTTCCCCGGATCGAGGGCGGCCGGCGGCAGCCGGCTCGACGAGGCGCTGGCCGCGCAGCGGGACGCCGGACGGCAGGTCATGAGGGCCGGCGTGCCGGGCCAGATCGGCTTCACGCTGACGGTGCAGGCGGCCTTCACGGTGATCCTCGTGTACGGCACCTATCTCGCCCTCGGCGGCTCGCTCGACGTGCCCGAGCTGCTGGCCCTGCTGGTGCTCGCCGCGCGGTTCGTGGAGCCGATGGCGGAGGCCGCCAACCTCGGCTCCGCGCTGCGCTCGGCGAGCGCGGCCCTCGGCCGGGTGCAGCGGGTGCTGGACGAGGAGCCGCTGCCCGAACCGGAGCACCCGGCCCACCCGGCCGGCACGGACATCGAGTTCGACGCGGTGGAGTTCGCGTACGACAGCGGCCGCAAGGTGCTGGACGGCGTCGGCTTCCGCATCCCCGAGCACACCATGACCGCGCTGATCGGGCCGTCCGGTTCCGGCAAGACGACGGTCGCCCGGCTGATCGCCCGGTTCTGGGACGTGCACGGGGGCGCCGTGCGCATCGGCGGCGTGGACGTGCGGGAGCTGCCGGCCGAGGACCTGATGTCCCGTATCTCGGTGGTGTTCCAGGACGTCTACCTCTTCGAGGGCACCATCGAGGACAACATCCGGGCCGGCCGTCCCGAGGCGACCGACGAGGAGGTGCGCCGGGCCGCCACCCTGGCGCGGGTCGACGAGATCGCCGAGCGGCTGCCCGGCGGCTGGTCGACGCAGGTCGGCGCGGGCGGCGCGGGCCTGTCCGGCGGTGAGCGGCAGCGCATCTCCATCGCCCGGGCGCTGCTCAAGGACGCGCCGATCGTGCTGCTGGACGAGGCCACGTCGTCCCTGGACCCGGCGAACGAACGGGCCGTCCAGGAGGCCCTGTCGGAGCTGACCCGGGACCGCACCCTGCTGGTGATCGCGCACCGGCTGCAGACGGTGCGGGCCGCCGACCAGATCCTGGTCCTCGACGGCGGGCACATCGTCCAGCGCGGCACGCACGACGAGCTCATCGCCCAGGAGGGCCGCTACGCCGACTTCTGGGCCGAGCGCAGCCGCAGCCGCGGCTGGCGGCTGGCGAAGACCCCCGTGGCCAACTGA
- the solA gene encoding N-methyl-L-tryptophan oxidase, giving the protein MARWDAEVAVVGLGAWGACALWQLAERGVDVVGVERHEPGHSLGSSHGGSRMFRVTCLEHPGLVPLARRSRELWSRLEDSADQQLFFPVGGLLIGPKDGRVAGGTLTAAYRHGIEVSTLTAQALRFHYPRHVRVPEGHIGVREPSAGIIRPELSIRAAVNRAEKYGARVLTDTRIATYDLVPDGVVLRTSQGELRVRQVVFTVGSWLSSLVDGLPLRTVRMPITWYRPLEQGDESFALEQFPVFMRELDDGTILWGNGTEGGHDVKLGIEDRADALPLDPEAYDRSVGPGDWFALTSLLPAKLPGLEPLPSKVAVCMLTRTPDGQFVIGRPGGDPRVVVAGGDNAHGFKHATGIGEALAEIVRGEETTVPIGFMSPNRFG; this is encoded by the coding sequence ATGGCGCGGTGGGACGCGGAGGTCGCGGTGGTCGGCCTGGGAGCGTGGGGAGCGTGCGCGCTGTGGCAGCTCGCCGAACGCGGGGTCGACGTCGTCGGCGTCGAACGCCATGAGCCGGGCCACTCCCTGGGCTCCTCGCACGGCGGTTCGCGCATGTTCCGTGTCACCTGCCTGGAGCACCCGGGGCTCGTCCCGCTGGCCCGGCGCTCCCGTGAGCTGTGGAGCCGGCTGGAGGACTCCGCCGACCAGCAGCTGTTCTTCCCGGTCGGCGGCCTGCTGATCGGCCCGAAGGACGGCCGGGTCGCGGGCGGCACGCTGACCGCCGCGTACCGGCACGGCATCGAGGTGAGCACCCTCACCGCGCAGGCGCTGCGCTTCCACTACCCCCGCCATGTGCGGGTGCCCGAGGGCCACATCGGGGTCCGGGAGCCGTCCGCCGGCATCATCCGGCCGGAGCTGTCGATACGCGCGGCGGTGAACCGGGCCGAGAAGTACGGCGCCCGGGTCCTCACCGATACCAGGATCGCCACCTACGACCTGGTGCCCGACGGTGTGGTGCTGCGCACCTCCCAGGGCGAACTGCGCGTGCGGCAGGTGGTGTTCACCGTCGGCTCCTGGCTCTCCTCGCTGGTCGACGGGCTGCCGCTGCGGACCGTGCGGATGCCCATCACCTGGTACCGGCCGCTGGAGCAGGGCGACGAGAGCTTCGCCCTGGAGCAGTTCCCGGTCTTCATGCGGGAGCTGGACGACGGCACGATCCTGTGGGGCAACGGCACGGAGGGCGGCCACGACGTCAAGCTGGGCATCGAGGACCGGGCCGACGCGCTGCCCCTCGACCCCGAGGCGTACGACCGCTCGGTCGGGCCGGGGGACTGGTTCGCCCTGACCTCGCTGCTCCCGGCCAAGCTGCCCGGTCTGGAACCGCTGCCGTCCAAGGTGGCGGTCTGCATGCTGACCCGCACGCCGGACGGGCAGTTCGTCATCGGCCGGCCCGGCGGCGATCCCCGCGTGGTGGTGGCCGGCGGCGACAACGCGCACGGCTTCAAGCACGCCACCGGTATCGGGGAGGCGCTCGCCGAGATCGTGCGGGGCGAGGAGACGACGGTGCCCATCGGCTTCATGTCCCCGAACCGCTTCGGCTGA